tcgaggaacatttgcaacagaaccctgtgaccccatctgtggctcactgaaaacgGGGCAGTCTCTAGCAAAGTGgcccggttggccacacctgaagcatactcctgaccccatcaaacaaggtcctgaatgtcctcttccacactgtgcacacggtgccaaagaggatcctgaaccagagccAGAACTGCCTTGCCCTGAACTgttaccactgctggatccgtaccctggtctgaaccctcgggatttgtgtctaaaaccactcctcttatttctgcttcttcctctgtaagtagtttgaCCACCACTGTCTGTAGTAGCCATGGGtgggacacctgaggaaccctctgctttgttcttctttgctcttccgctgtcatccacagcgtaactgatctctatctgtctggctcggtcaaccaccacatcaaaagactgatcagacatcatggccaggttcgcatacctcctgtcaagcccctttaggaatcttttcaccttcatcttttctgtagctactgctgcaggggcatatctgctcaattccagaaattctgtagcatattcatctacagacctgccgttctgtcttaaggcctcaaaggcccactgtttctgatctctgaagctttctggcacgaaccgattgatgaaaagttccacaaactgagcccatgtcaaaccctccatccgaggtaacacgtagtcattcatccattgtctaggcatgggccccatgacgtgctgcatacactctatcagtcttcta
The sequence above is a segment of the Hevea brasiliensis isolate MT/VB/25A 57/8 chromosome 11, ASM3005281v1, whole genome shotgun sequence genome. Coding sequences within it:
- the LOC131170638 gene encoding uncharacterized protein LOC131170638 isoform X1, with the translated sequence MQHVMGPMPRQWMNDYVLPRMEGLTWAQFVELFINRFVPESFRDQKQWAFEALRQNGRSVDEYATEFLELSRYAPAAVATEKMKVKRFLKGLDRRYANLAMMSDQSFDVVVDRARQIEISYAVDDSGRAKKNKAEGSSGVPPMATTDSGGQTTYRGRSRNKRSGFRHKSRGFRPGYGSSSGNSSGQGSSGSGSGSSLAPCAQCGRGHSGPCLMGSGVCFRCGQPGHFARDCPVFSEPQMGSQGSVANVPRQLYPGASNMAGSQFSGQQGRGQGGRGFGGRSGGRSQYQGSATQGRGQARVFTLTHQDAQASNAVVAGEPGQPSSSAQPSQ
- the LOC131170638 gene encoding uncharacterized protein LOC131170638 isoform X2, coding for MQHVMGPMPRQWMNDYVLPRMEGLTWAQFVELFINRFVPESFRDQKQWAFEALRQNGRSVDEYATEFLELSRYAPAAVATEKMKVKRFLKGLDRRYANLAMMSDQSFDVVVDRARQIEISYAVDDSGRAKKNKAEGSSGVPPMATTDSGGQTTYRGRSRNKRSGFRHKSRGFRPGYGSSSGNSSGQGSSGSGSGSSLAPCAQCGRGHSGPCLMGSGVCFRCGQPGHFARDCPVFSEPQMGSQGSVANVPRQLYPGASNMAGSQFSGQQGRGQGGRGFGGRSGGRSQYQGSATQGRGQARVFTLTHQDAQASNAVVAGILNSRKFDSCPGL